The proteins below are encoded in one region of Apostichopus japonicus isolate 1M-3 chromosome 22, ASM3797524v1, whole genome shotgun sequence:
- the LOC139963933 gene encoding coiled-coil alpha-helical rod protein 1-like isoform X2, with translation MLQKVWESTLSNCENFHFSMAEAIAKTTVKTLVTPNSFHHPKETTPITEGHKKAQKTNTGFVERRGRESGSSDDLMRKNTPEKEVASAADQSVFVHSQNVPSCKEINTPSDVHQRQPQFTPQLHPGQLYHPGVHHGPHPGSYPGTSFTLPGPQPDPNLIHLKHTTEMIGRQAAEITELKTTAEKLEAKYQREVERLKDKLEETETRSREDVRRRKDEVSHQNQLHQRQIKELKDLHQAECDSIKQKTGELRVQLEEEKHKLRSDLEETNEKLKHSDHEKTKLDMKYANDIREQKEALTTANRDLAQMRVYIQESRPSIKTVSEWDSEKQQLIKKIQDLEDVVESLKATEQYVKIRLSSTQKILALQEAEVVKSQTVIQSPDETGMSILTKWREKVYAMLVQQKSQELVTDKELKGYTFKVNDLQNQLQKNQSTIESLEHRLSDREAELKLEKQISQARSHELESTEYIAGQLDQHLTAWEESGMNIKKLVVKNQEFFSGRFTDIQSALKKLAAAEQRIKFATSRVDLLKDLFARKESSWRIAMSKASGKSSSSQSRDSESQTDETQIEDNLPWKELQAELDHLRKERDNLAGKLREQSQQTERRVSEAMQLLEKEVQSLKESNSQLEIELHKESEASANLKEELHHRHKEIRDLTETNASLRINLSKMEVYAETASDEKCAALEEKYQMQLKEMEKRLNEARREHAKAVVSYRQMERQLQREKEHASNSQGGREVYFNAEMDRLKKKLRETEKDRNLLMATLKQEGLISKYKSYRRTVRGYKEDGKDEEDIPKRENTKQDKQEERTKEQDLLDPQGKAESISAMIKDVQNLAEQVLGDEFGEVT, from the exons CTAAAACAACTGTGAAGACACTTGTTACTCCAAATTCATTCCATCATCCAAAGGAGACTACACCAATCACAGAAGGTCATAAAAAGGCTCAAAAGACGAATACAGGTTTTGTAGAGAGAAGAGGCAGAGAATCAGGATCTTCAGATGATCTAATGagaaaaaa CACTCCTGAGAAGGAGGTAGCCTCAGCAGCTGATCAAAGTGTCTTTGTTCAT AGTCAAAATGTTCCTTCATGTAAAGAGATCAACACTCCATCAGATGTCCATCAACGTCAACCTCAATTTACTCCTCAACTTCATCCTGGCCAATTGTATCATCCCGGTGTCCACCATGGTCCACATCCCGGTTCGTATCCTGGGACCTCATTCACTCTACCTGGACCTCAACCTGACCCCAATCTGATTCATCTGAAGCACACGACAGAGATGATCGGTCGTCAGGCAGCCGAAataacagaactgaaaactaCAGCTGAAAAGTTGGAAGCCAAATACCAGAGAGAGGTTGAGAGACTGAAAGACAAGCTGGaagaaacagaaacaagaaGCAGAGAAGATGTAAGAAGACGGAAAGATGAAGTTTCTCATCAGAACCAGTTACATCAACGACAG ATAAAGGAATTGAAAGACCTTCACCAGGCTGAGTGTGATTCCATTAAACAAAAGACTGGTGAGCTAAGAGTCCAGCTAGAAGAAGAGAAACACAAGCTCCGATCAGACCTGGAGGAGACGAATGAGAAGTTGAAACATTCAGACCACGAAAAGACAAAATTAGACatgaaatatgcaaatgatattAG GGAACAGAAAGAAGCACTGACGACAGCCAACAGAGATCTTGCTCAGATGCGAGTTTACATCCAAGAATCTCGACCATCTATCAAAACCGTCTCTGAATGGGATTCGGAGAAGCAACAGCTGATAAAGAAAATTCAG GATCTGGAAGATGTTGTCGAATCTCTCAAAGCCACAGAGCAATATGTCAAGATTAGACTTTCTTCAACTCAGAAAATTCTGGCTCTACAGGAAGCAGAGGTTGTTAAG AGTCAGACAGTTATTCAGTCACCAGATGAGACAGGAATGTCCATTCTGACAAA ATGGAGAGAAAAGGTATATGCAATGCTGGTCCAACAGAAATCACAGGAACTTGTAACTGACAAAGAACTGAAAGGCTACACATTCAag GTCAATGATTTGCAAAACCAGTTACAGAAGAATCAAAGCACAATTGAGAGTCTAGAGCACAGACT GTCAGACAGAGAAGCTGAATTAAAACTAGAGAAACAGATCAGTCAA GCAAGATCGCATGAACTTGAGTCTACAGAGTACATCGCAGGTCAACTTGATCAGCATCTCACCGCATGGGAGGAATCAGGGATGAACATTAAGAAACTGGTAGTCAA AAATCAAGAGTTTTTCTCAGGAAGATTTACGGACATACAGAGCGCTTTAAAGAAGTTGGCGGCTGCAGAACAGAGGATTAAATTTGCCACCAGCAGAGTAGATTTACTGAAAG ATCTCTTTGCCCGTAAGGAATCCTCGTGGAGGATCGCGATGTCTAAAGCTTCGGGGAAATCGTCGTCGAGTCAGTCACGAGATTCAGAATCGCAGACAGACGAGACACAGATTGAGGATAA TCTACCCTGGAAGGAACTGCAAGCAGAATTGGATCATCTACGCAAAGAGAGAGACAACTTGGCCGGGAAACTGCGAGAGCAATCACAACAAACAGAGAGACGGGTGTCAGAGGCAATGCAATTAT TGGAGAAAGAAGTCCAATCTCTGAAGGAAAGTAACTCACAATTGGAGATTGAGCTTCATAAAGAATCAGAG GCATCCGCCAATCTCAAGGAGGAACTACACCACAGACACAAAGAAATACGAGACCTGACCGAGACAAATGCTTCACTCAGGATAAATCTCTCAAAGATGGAAGTCTATGCTGAAACTG CATCAGATGAGAAGTGTGCAGCTTTGGAGGAAAAATACCAGATGCAACTTAAAGAGATGGAGAAGAGATTGAATGAGGCAAGGAGGGAGCATGCTAAAGCCG TCGTCTCTTATCGTCAAATGGAAAGACAACTGCAGCGTGAGAAGGAACACGCCAGCAACAGTCAGGGGGGCAGGGAGGTGTACTTTAATGCAGAGATGGATCGACTCAAGAAAAAACTAAGAGAGACCGAAAAGGATAGAAACCTACTCATG GCGACATTGAAGCAAGAGGGTCTGATCAGTAAATACAAGTCGTACAGGAGGACAGTCAGGGGCTACAAGGAGGATGGGAAGGATGAAGAGGATATTCCCAAGAGAGAGAACACAAAGCAAGATAAACAGGAAGAAAGAACAAAGGAACAGGATCTGTTGGATCCTCAGGGCAAAGCAG AATCGATAAGTGCGATGATAAAGGACGTTCAGAACTTGGCCGAACAGGTTCTTGGTGACGAATTTGGTGAGGTCACTTGA
- the LOC139963933 gene encoding coiled-coil alpha-helical rod protein 1-like isoform X3: MAASLKAPADFAKPIETKTTVKTLVTPNSFHHPKETTPITEGHKKAQKTNTGFVERRGRESGSSDDLMRKNTPEKEVASAADQSVFVHSQNVPSCKEINTPSDVHQRQPQFTPQLHPGQLYHPGVHHGPHPGSYPGTSFTLPGPQPDPNLIHLKHTTEMIGRQAAEITELKTTAEKLEAKYQREVERLKDKLEETETRSREDVRRRKDEVSHQNQLHQRQIKELKDLHQAECDSIKQKTGELRVQLEEEKHKLRSDLEETNEKLKHSDHEKTKLDMKYANDIREQKEALTTANRDLAQMRVYIQESRPSIKTVSEWDSEKQQLIKKIQDLEDVVESLKATEQYVKIRLSSTQKILALQEAEVVKSQTVIQSPDETGMSILTKWREKVYAMLVQQKSQELVTDKELKGYTFKVNDLQNQLQKNQSTIESLEHRLSDREAELKLEKQISQARSHELESTEYIAGQLDQHLTAWEESGMNIKKLVVKNQEFFSGRFTDIQSALKKLAAAEQRIKFATSRVDLLKDLFARKESSWRIAMSKASGKSSSSQSRDSESQTDETQIEDNLPWKELQAELDHLRKERDNLAGKLREQSQQTERRVSEAMQLLEKEVQSLKESNSQLEIELHKESEASANLKEELHHRHKEIRDLTETNASLRINLSKMEVYAETASDEKCAALEEKYQMQLKEMEKRLNEARREHAKAVVSYRQMERQLQREKEHASNSQGGREVYFNAEMDRLKKKLRETEKDRNLLMATLKQEGLISKYKSYRRTVRGYKEDGKDEEDIPKRENTKQDKQEERTKEQDLLDPQGKAESISAMIKDVQNLAEQVLGDEFGEVT; the protein is encoded by the exons CTAAAACAACTGTGAAGACACTTGTTACTCCAAATTCATTCCATCATCCAAAGGAGACTACACCAATCACAGAAGGTCATAAAAAGGCTCAAAAGACGAATACAGGTTTTGTAGAGAGAAGAGGCAGAGAATCAGGATCTTCAGATGATCTAATGagaaaaaa CACTCCTGAGAAGGAGGTAGCCTCAGCAGCTGATCAAAGTGTCTTTGTTCAT AGTCAAAATGTTCCTTCATGTAAAGAGATCAACACTCCATCAGATGTCCATCAACGTCAACCTCAATTTACTCCTCAACTTCATCCTGGCCAATTGTATCATCCCGGTGTCCACCATGGTCCACATCCCGGTTCGTATCCTGGGACCTCATTCACTCTACCTGGACCTCAACCTGACCCCAATCTGATTCATCTGAAGCACACGACAGAGATGATCGGTCGTCAGGCAGCCGAAataacagaactgaaaactaCAGCTGAAAAGTTGGAAGCCAAATACCAGAGAGAGGTTGAGAGACTGAAAGACAAGCTGGaagaaacagaaacaagaaGCAGAGAAGATGTAAGAAGACGGAAAGATGAAGTTTCTCATCAGAACCAGTTACATCAACGACAG ATAAAGGAATTGAAAGACCTTCACCAGGCTGAGTGTGATTCCATTAAACAAAAGACTGGTGAGCTAAGAGTCCAGCTAGAAGAAGAGAAACACAAGCTCCGATCAGACCTGGAGGAGACGAATGAGAAGTTGAAACATTCAGACCACGAAAAGACAAAATTAGACatgaaatatgcaaatgatattAG GGAACAGAAAGAAGCACTGACGACAGCCAACAGAGATCTTGCTCAGATGCGAGTTTACATCCAAGAATCTCGACCATCTATCAAAACCGTCTCTGAATGGGATTCGGAGAAGCAACAGCTGATAAAGAAAATTCAG GATCTGGAAGATGTTGTCGAATCTCTCAAAGCCACAGAGCAATATGTCAAGATTAGACTTTCTTCAACTCAGAAAATTCTGGCTCTACAGGAAGCAGAGGTTGTTAAG AGTCAGACAGTTATTCAGTCACCAGATGAGACAGGAATGTCCATTCTGACAAA ATGGAGAGAAAAGGTATATGCAATGCTGGTCCAACAGAAATCACAGGAACTTGTAACTGACAAAGAACTGAAAGGCTACACATTCAag GTCAATGATTTGCAAAACCAGTTACAGAAGAATCAAAGCACAATTGAGAGTCTAGAGCACAGACTGTCAGACAGAGAAGCTGAATTGAAACTAGAGAAACAGATCAGCCAA GCAAGATCGCATGAACTTGAGTCTACAGAGTACATCGCAGGTCAACTTGATCAGCATCTCACCGCATGGGAGGAATCAGGGATGAACATTAAGAAACTGGTAGTCAA AAATCAAGAGTTTTTCTCAGGAAGATTTACGGACATACAGAGCGCTTTAAAGAAGTTGGCGGCTGCAGAACAGAGGATTAAATTTGCCACCAGCAGAGTAGATTTACTGAAAG ATCTCTTTGCCCGTAAGGAATCCTCGTGGAGGATCGCGATGTCTAAAGCTTCGGGGAAATCGTCGTCGAGTCAGTCACGAGATTCAGAATCGCAGACAGACGAGACACAGATTGAGGATAA TCTACCCTGGAAGGAACTGCAAGCAGAATTGGATCATCTACGCAAAGAGAGAGACAACTTGGCCGGGAAACTGCGAGAGCAATCACAACAAACAGAGAGACGGGTGTCAGAGGCAATGCAATTAT TGGAGAAAGAAGTCCAATCTCTGAAGGAAAGTAACTCACAATTGGAGATTGAGCTTCATAAAGAATCAGAG GCATCCGCCAATCTCAAGGAGGAACTACACCACAGACACAAAGAAATACGAGACCTGACCGAGACAAATGCTTCACTCAGGATAAATCTCTCAAAGATGGAAGTCTATGCTGAAACTG CATCAGATGAGAAGTGTGCAGCTTTGGAGGAAAAATACCAGATGCAACTTAAAGAGATGGAGAAGAGATTGAATGAGGCAAGGAGGGAGCATGCTAAAGCCG TCGTCTCTTATCGTCAAATGGAAAGACAACTGCAGCGTGAGAAGGAACACGCCAGCAACAGTCAGGGGGGCAGGGAGGTGTACTTTAATGCAGAGATGGATCGACTCAAGAAAAAACTAAGAGAGACCGAAAAGGATAGAAACCTACTCATG GCGACATTGAAGCAAGAGGGTCTGATCAGTAAATACAAGTCGTACAGGAGGACAGTCAGGGGCTACAAGGAGGATGGGAAGGATGAAGAGGATATTCCCAAGAGAGAGAACACAAAGCAAGATAAACAGGAAGAAAGAACAAAGGAACAGGATCTGTTGGATCCTCAGGGCAAAGCAG AATCGATAAGTGCGATGATAAAGGACGTTCAGAACTTGGCCGAACAGGTTCTTGGTGACGAATTTGGTGAGGTCACTTGA
- the LOC139963933 gene encoding coiled-coil alpha-helical rod protein 1-like isoform X1: MLQKVWESTLSNCENFHFSMAEAIAKTTVKTLVTPNSFHHPKETTPITEGHKKAQKTNTGFVERRGRESGSSDDLMRKNTPEKEVASAADQSVFVHSQNVPSCKEINTPSDVHQRQPQFTPQLHPGQLYHPGVHHGPHPGSYPGTSFTLPGPQPDPNLIHLKHTTEMIGRQAAEITELKTTAEKLEAKYQREVERLKDKLEETETRSREDVRRRKDEVSHQNQLHQRQIKELKDLHQAECDSIKQKTGELRVQLEEEKHKLRSDLEETNEKLKHSDHEKTKLDMKYANDIREQKEALTTANRDLAQMRVYIQESRPSIKTVSEWDSEKQQLIKKIQDLEDVVESLKATEQYVKIRLSSTQKILALQEAEVVKSQTVIQSPDETGMSILTKWREKVYAMLVQQKSQELVTDKELKGYTFKVNDLQNQLQKNQSTIESLEHRLSDREAELKLEKQISQARSHELESTEYIAGQLDQHLTAWEESGMNIKKLVVKNQEFFSGRFTDIQSALKKLAAAEQRIKFATSRVDLLKDLFARKESSWRIAMSKASGKSSSSQSRDSESQTDETQIEDNLPWKELQAELDHLRKERDNLAGKLREQSQQTERRVSEAMQLLEKEVQSLKESNSQLEIELHKESEASANLKEELHHRHKEIRDLTETNASLRINLSKMEVYAETASDEKCAALEEKYQMQLKEMEKRLNEARREHAKAVVSYRQMERQLQREKEHASNSQGGREVYFNAEMDRLKKKLRETEKDRNLLMATLKQEGLISKYKSYRRTVRGYKEDGKDEEDIPKRENTKQDKQEERTKEQDLLDPQGKAESISAMIKDVQNLAEQVLGDEFGEVT, encoded by the exons CTAAAACAACTGTGAAGACACTTGTTACTCCAAATTCATTCCATCATCCAAAGGAGACTACACCAATCACAGAAGGTCATAAAAAGGCTCAAAAGACGAATACAGGTTTTGTAGAGAGAAGAGGCAGAGAATCAGGATCTTCAGATGATCTAATGagaaaaaa CACTCCTGAGAAGGAGGTAGCCTCAGCAGCTGATCAAAGTGTCTTTGTTCAT AGTCAAAATGTTCCTTCATGTAAAGAGATCAACACTCCATCAGATGTCCATCAACGTCAACCTCAATTTACTCCTCAACTTCATCCTGGCCAATTGTATCATCCCGGTGTCCACCATGGTCCACATCCCGGTTCGTATCCTGGGACCTCATTCACTCTACCTGGACCTCAACCTGACCCCAATCTGATTCATCTGAAGCACACGACAGAGATGATCGGTCGTCAGGCAGCCGAAataacagaactgaaaactaCAGCTGAAAAGTTGGAAGCCAAATACCAGAGAGAGGTTGAGAGACTGAAAGACAAGCTGGaagaaacagaaacaagaaGCAGAGAAGATGTAAGAAGACGGAAAGATGAAGTTTCTCATCAGAACCAGTTACATCAACGACAG ATAAAGGAATTGAAAGACCTTCACCAGGCTGAGTGTGATTCCATTAAACAAAAGACTGGTGAGCTAAGAGTCCAGCTAGAAGAAGAGAAACACAAGCTCCGATCAGACCTGGAGGAGACGAATGAGAAGTTGAAACATTCAGACCACGAAAAGACAAAATTAGACatgaaatatgcaaatgatattAG GGAACAGAAAGAAGCACTGACGACAGCCAACAGAGATCTTGCTCAGATGCGAGTTTACATCCAAGAATCTCGACCATCTATCAAAACCGTCTCTGAATGGGATTCGGAGAAGCAACAGCTGATAAAGAAAATTCAG GATCTGGAAGATGTTGTCGAATCTCTCAAAGCCACAGAGCAATATGTCAAGATTAGACTTTCTTCAACTCAGAAAATTCTGGCTCTACAGGAAGCAGAGGTTGTTAAG AGTCAGACAGTTATTCAGTCACCAGATGAGACAGGAATGTCCATTCTGACAAA ATGGAGAGAAAAGGTATATGCAATGCTGGTCCAACAGAAATCACAGGAACTTGTAACTGACAAAGAACTGAAAGGCTACACATTCAag GTCAATGATTTGCAAAACCAGTTACAGAAGAATCAAAGCACAATTGAGAGTCTAGAGCACAGACTGTCAGACAGAGAAGCTGAATTGAAACTAGAGAAACAGATCAGCCAA GCAAGATCGCATGAACTTGAGTCTACAGAGTACATCGCAGGTCAACTTGATCAGCATCTCACCGCATGGGAGGAATCAGGGATGAACATTAAGAAACTGGTAGTCAA AAATCAAGAGTTTTTCTCAGGAAGATTTACGGACATACAGAGCGCTTTAAAGAAGTTGGCGGCTGCAGAACAGAGGATTAAATTTGCCACCAGCAGAGTAGATTTACTGAAAG ATCTCTTTGCCCGTAAGGAATCCTCGTGGAGGATCGCGATGTCTAAAGCTTCGGGGAAATCGTCGTCGAGTCAGTCACGAGATTCAGAATCGCAGACAGACGAGACACAGATTGAGGATAA TCTACCCTGGAAGGAACTGCAAGCAGAATTGGATCATCTACGCAAAGAGAGAGACAACTTGGCCGGGAAACTGCGAGAGCAATCACAACAAACAGAGAGACGGGTGTCAGAGGCAATGCAATTAT TGGAGAAAGAAGTCCAATCTCTGAAGGAAAGTAACTCACAATTGGAGATTGAGCTTCATAAAGAATCAGAG GCATCCGCCAATCTCAAGGAGGAACTACACCACAGACACAAAGAAATACGAGACCTGACCGAGACAAATGCTTCACTCAGGATAAATCTCTCAAAGATGGAAGTCTATGCTGAAACTG CATCAGATGAGAAGTGTGCAGCTTTGGAGGAAAAATACCAGATGCAACTTAAAGAGATGGAGAAGAGATTGAATGAGGCAAGGAGGGAGCATGCTAAAGCCG TCGTCTCTTATCGTCAAATGGAAAGACAACTGCAGCGTGAGAAGGAACACGCCAGCAACAGTCAGGGGGGCAGGGAGGTGTACTTTAATGCAGAGATGGATCGACTCAAGAAAAAACTAAGAGAGACCGAAAAGGATAGAAACCTACTCATG GCGACATTGAAGCAAGAGGGTCTGATCAGTAAATACAAGTCGTACAGGAGGACAGTCAGGGGCTACAAGGAGGATGGGAAGGATGAAGAGGATATTCCCAAGAGAGAGAACACAAAGCAAGATAAACAGGAAGAAAGAACAAAGGAACAGGATCTGTTGGATCCTCAGGGCAAAGCAG AATCGATAAGTGCGATGATAAAGGACGTTCAGAACTTGGCCGAACAGGTTCTTGGTGACGAATTTGGTGAGGTCACTTGA